In Polyodon spathula isolate WHYD16114869_AA chromosome 23, ASM1765450v1, whole genome shotgun sequence, the DNA window ACTGTTAGTCAGTGATAGTGATAGTCCTGCTAATTTTGAGCTGGGACAGTGACTTCAAAATCCTGTGCTCTAATTGGCAGCATTCTCCCAAACCAGGATCCTGTACTTGATACAACCTAGCACATGTCAAACCCCCTGGTGTGTACTCAAGAATCTGCTATGGATTGAGCACTAACTGAAAAGGCAGATATACTTCCCACTGTGCTCCTTCTTTGATGTGCATAGCCAGTGTACATTTATTCTGCTATGAAAGGTTTTAGAGTCCTTTTTTTAACCATTAGTTCAAtaatatatttgctttatttatttgagaatgtATATTTTGGGATTCTGTAGTTccacatatttttattattattattattattattatatttattattattattattattattattattattatttttaggtaaCTTTAAGTTTTATTTACAACCAAAACAATTATACACCAtactaaaataagaaaacaaaatgttgtgcCATACCATAGTTATCCAATATTTTTCAACCCATGTGCATCTTGAACACTGTAACGCTTTATGGAAacagttatattttataataccCAGTGGGGTTTTCACTAGTGATATAAACAGCACTGGATCTTAATACTGCCTCACTGAAACTTCATCTGCTTTAATGCAGACCTCTCCacactgtattttattgcatttatcgGCGCTGAAACCGCTCAGTAAATCAGCACTGGTGGACAAAATGGATCAATGTAAAGCTTGTGAAAAATTGTCATgcttgtaggtatgagtataggGCAGGGTGTCCGATATCTTTATCCAAGGAGCTGTTTTTCTTCTACATGTTGTATTCAATCTCCCACTGTTGCTTGTACAGTTACCAGGAGGGTATCCAAGTTCTTTTCTGAGCTGAGCTGCAGTCTATATTGGTTTAGAAGTACACAGGTAGTGGTATGACTGACTGATATGATATTTTTGTGTGAGAGGACTCAGGTTTGCAGACTCCACATTGTGTCTCAGaagaaaatttttaaaaaagcacaaagaaaccaGCTTGACAAGCACCAGATTCCTTCTGGAAATCTCCTTTTAGAAGGGTGGTTTGCTAGTGGCTGCTGTGATGTGTTAATAGTGTCCAATGCTCGTGTCACACTGTTGAATGTACATGGTGGTTAGTCCGCTACCTTCGGTGTGGGGGACACTGGGTTAccctacattttcttttattcccAGTTGACAGAATTTTCATAAGCTTGTTGGagcatacaaaaaaaatctatgaagTTCTTAGGGAAAAGTGATAGTTTTACATAAAGCACTTGGATTTGTTTTGCTAGTATTAAGCGTCATAACTGATAAATGAATACAGtttagaacaacaacaacaaatgccTTTACTTATATGCCTAAATGtgtactttgtttgttttgcttgtttatcGAAAATACTGCTTACCCTGTTGACTGGGATGTACCCCAGCAGCATCCTTCGGTAATTTTCTCAGTGGTGTCCCATTGAAGTTAAAATCTTTAGTCTGTCAGTTAaggagcaatatttatttttcttactgtgtttatttctatttctttatttattaatgccACACTTGTAATGATGTTGTAATTCAGCTTTAGTTAAAGAGAAACATTCTGATGTggatgtgtgtttgtgaaaatcaatgctacatgtttaacaaacaaaataaaacttacagAGGCCTCATAGAGGAATAGTGCAACTTCTAAATGAGTCAGCAGTAAACAGGGGCTGTTTAATATCTGTTGCTGTACTTGGCAGTCCTGTGGGCAGCTGTACCATGGAAATGTTGGTTGCCCATCGTGTATAAGCCCTGTTACCTGAGTGGGTTTGAAAGAATACCTTTGTTGTCATTGAAACCATGGTGACTAATTTTGATTTCACTGCTTTCTGTGATCTCCAGCACTGCTGCCATGCTGTTTAAACTGTAGTGCCAAACTCAAATGGAAACAACTTTGCCAAACTTCCTGTAACCTGTTTGCCCATCATCAGAATTCAAAGGCTAAGTTTGATCCAATGTTCTATAGacacatttgcctttttgttatACCCCATGGCAAGATACTGTACgacctgtatgtttttttttttttgttttttttttccagaaatcgCAAGGTAGCTAAACTACAGCATGGCAACTGCTGAGAACAAAATGCACAATGATGCCAACATTTTATTTATCACAAGAGATAACAGCACAATCCACCTACATTTTCAGGTTGCCTTAAGAGTTAGCTTGCTGTGTTTGGCTGTCGGACACCTATATCATTTTACACCCAGTACTGTGACAATAGTGGGATTCTTTCAATCATATTACATGACTTGTTGCAAAAGACGATTTTTTTAGTTTCTATAGTAATGCTGTTTTATGTTGAAAAGCTCTTTATAATGTAaaaattgtaataactgtaaaCCATTGGTAAGAGAGAGAACACTATGATTTGACCATTGACCAAATATGAATGTTTTATCTACATGTAAATTGTACTGCATTGCCTgttagtaaaaatgttttttttttttttttgcttttttggtactgtttaatattaaaataataaaatcaccttTCACCTTCTCTGTTGCTTTGTTGTCAAGAGTTACGTTGCATAGAGCCTGAAACACTGACTATGGATGTCGGTTTTTGAATCCGAGTtgaatttttatgtttttaatgtagtCTCCGATCTGATTTTGAGAGCGGCCCGGTTTGAATTGCAGGGGTAATGGAATGGGTCAGTGTTATTGAGATATCTGGAGAAGCTCACATTCTGCTGTCAGGCTGTAACCAGGTCTATTGGTGTCTAACTTCTCATAAACAATACATTCACAAATACTTTTAAACAAGAAGCGTTAGCCAATGCTGTTCTGATGGAccttaaaacaaattaaaagtaataaaaaaaaaaaaaaaatctttgaataatgataataatttgaGCGACTTCCTCATTTTCTCTGCCTCTGAAGTTTTTTTCATAGGTAAGACAATAGGCCTACACAATATATGATTAAATTAAGAAATAAGGTTAaatatgcagaaaaaaacatgcaaaaatcaATGCACCAAAATGATGTTACTGTAGTATATATTCAGTATTCTCTGATCGCTCCCAGTGAGGTATGAATAAGCACACATTTACAGTGTTTCAAAAACAACCTGGTAAATATCAGATGACACACAAGCCGTCCTGTGATAACCTGAATTTGAAAAAGTAAAACGTGTTTCGACTATACCAAAACACGTTTAGTACCTATGTCTTTCCCTCGGTTCTTGCCGTGCTCGGCAGGACCTTTTGCATGCCTGTGTGAGCAGAAGTGAAGTAGACGAGACGGGTATGTGGCTTTTGAAGCGTGCAATATTGTCTTTAAGACCAAGCTTCATTCAGTGGAAACAGACACGACACCTGCAGTGTTAGCGAGGACCTTTCAAAtgatcattaaaatgtttaaaacaggttCTCCGGTTTGacagttttacacacaaaaaatgtcACAAAGACCCACCTCGGAATACATctggagtttattattattattattattattattattgttattacattaATGTTTGTCACTGTTTATTTGTGTAGTAGTATACTGGGCACAGTCACACACAGGGTACTGAGTGTTGTCACAAGGTACGTAAGTTCTCCCCCTGCGCCACGCCAACGCCCAACTTGTCCAGTCCTTTGATTTCCTTGACCTGCACCCTATTCTTTATTCGTGTGGTGCTAAAGTTAAATTACAgatacagtggcactggaacaatttttaaagtgggggtgctgaaagccattgaacaaaactgtaacccctgtatatgatggaagccatgcaaagccaagggggtgctgccacacccctagttccagcgccctgtACAGATATAGAATTTAGCTGCACTGCAAAATAACCTAAAGCATGTTGccaacatttaaatgtaaaccatttttaacatctactgttacattttaaacatgttactgtgtTGTGTTGATAGAATCGCCTGATGATGCTGAGCCCTCACACGCTGTTCTCAGAAGGTGGGTTTTTCACGAAGGCACGCAGCTGTTCAGGAGGAAAGCGTCAGGCAGCATGGTGTTAACCGCAACGTAGAGGCTACCATCATATGCAGACACAGAACAAGACCCTGTGAGAACCAGCAATGTTGGATACTTATCCACTAGCTGTGTTAATTGTGCAAAGTTCCGAGAACTCAAAACGAAAAGAGACATTTCAGAAAAGAAGCTAGTAAGTAAAATGTTAGGTCAAATGGGGAAGCCTCAGTTGAATGCCTGTCCCCAAAATTATTTGAGGTGACAGTGTAAACTAGGATGTGTCATTTAATTACACTTTACAGAGAAAGCACTCAGTTAAAAAAGTATTGCAGATACATTGTGTTATGGGTTTCTTAACTGAGGTCTTGAAGTTCTGAAGGTGTTGTTTTGCTGTACACAGACTCGCTACTTTGTGGATCATCGCAGAGTTTGACAGGGGGAAAGGGAGACAAAGGAGCAAGCACTTTCCACAGCGAGCCTTGCAAAGAGTTTGGGAGGCCAGATGGTGGAAATGGAAGAGACGGGGGGGACCTTCATCATAAaaggtatgtatttattgataTTCCAGCGTGCATGCATGCATGAGCTAATTTTGCGTGCTCGCATGCAtgagctaattttttttttttaaccctatcaACGCTGTTTCAGTTGACCAACAAATCAAGTCTCTGTCGTTGGTTGCGCCACTATATCGCGGTATGGACGGAGAATCTGGGGGAAAAACTGCTATGGACAAAATACAGACCATACCTACATTAGAGTAAGTGTCTTGGTGTCcggtgtattttatttgttttagctgcACACTGTCATGTAGATTACATGTAGCGTGTCTTTTGAGTTGCAGGTGCCTTTAGGTATCATAGTAAAGGAGGACAGGACAGTGGTGGCAGACCTCTCCAAACATGGCCAGGAGTATGTGGCTGCATTTGGTGGAACAGGTGGCAAAGGTAACTGGTTCTTTCTGTCCAATGAGGACCGGGCACCAATGAAAGCCACTCCAGGGGAGCACGGGCAATAGCGGGTATTGCACCCGGAGCTCCGAACCATGGCACACGCTGTATCTGACAGTTCTCCTTGAAAAAAGCAACATTCAgggattgaaaaaagaaaaaaatatgttttatttagttcTTTCTTAGCATGCTGTGGATATTTCACTTAACATGTCTGTTTCTTTtctgaaatctctctctctctcttccctaaTGTAAGACTCTTTGTTTTCCAGGTTGGATTTCCCAGTGCTGGAAAGTCATCACTTTTGCGTGCAATCTCAAATGCTAAACCAGCCGTAGCTGCTTATCCATTCACTACACTCAATCCACACGTTGGAATCGTTGAGTATCAGGACCACGAGCAAGTGGCAGGTATTATTAACATTCAAAATGTGTATCTATTTACTAAGCACAGTTTTTGCTTTCAAGTTTCGGATTGAAAGTACATTTTATGTAAAGCcagaatgctttttaaaaatatgcgtGTTGTTTTCAGCTCCAGGATACGTACTTTAAATGGATGTGCCGGTAACGATTAGCAAAACAGATTTAATGACCTATTAACTCAACAAAGGAATCACCCAGCCATACATTTTACACTCACATGAACAGCCCTTTTTATCTGTCATTTGTTGACATGTTAATTGCACATTTAACCATCCTTTTACCATGTGTTAATTGTAGCTATCTAATGTGTTAATACTGATTATATGAGGTTTGAACTGGAGCGGTATGAGACCGGACTGTCCAAGCGGCCACAGGCCATCGCAGGGAATAAGATTGACCTCCCCGAGGCCTGAGCCAACCTGTCTGCCCTGCAGATCCGAGTGCCCCAGGGCATCATCCCCGTATCCGCACTCACTGGGCACAGCGTGAAGGAACTCATACTGCACCTCCGGGAGCTCTACGATGGGTACCTCCAGACAGAGGAGAGTGCAGGGGGGCGGCCTGCCAGATGGTAAAAAGCATTACCTTCACAGTGGCAAATAGTGGGCTTGGAAGACACAACTGTATCTGATGAGTTATCTGTGTGCTTtgataaatgattaaatgattaaaatcGTTAAGATTTTTAAAGACTTCCTGTGACTTTATGGATATTTGGATCTGTgattattatctatctatctatctatctatctctatctatctatctatctatatatatatatatatatatatatatatatatatatatatatatatatatatatatatatatatatacacatatacaccaTGCCTATTCATATTTTTTGgtgacattattattgtttttttttttctttaattattctttcatatttattaacacacattCTTGTAAGTGAGTGAATGGTGTTTTTCATATCTGTTTATTATGAGAAGTCCATGatacatttaataaaagtgcacgacATCACCTAGATGCACATGGTAGTAGTACGCTCACGGGAAATCCCCATGTTCATATTTAACCAATGAAATGCAACAGGGACTCGATCAGCTGAGCTAAGGATATCCTACCTTGAGTCATGCTGTGACAGGTGAGATGACAGACACTGAGTGATGAAAACAATGGGAAGCACATAATCTATCCTGAGCCTAAAAAAAAGATATCAGAGCAGGAACATGTTTAAAGGCCTTTTTTCAAAGCAGATGCATGGATTGGCCTAGCAAATAGCAGGCTTTTTAAAGACAGGGCTGCTGTTTTCTGCATCGAGGTTAGCTGGCAGTGCTGGATAAGTGCTATAGGCAATCCTGCATGAATACTTTCTCTTTAGTATTTGCATGATGTGTTCTGTAACAGTGCACTGCTCTCAGCAGGGCTAGTCAATGAAGCTGATTATCCTTGTCATTGATATGAAAATGTATCTCCATGCTGTGAACCTTTCTTCTAAGAGAATAGTGTAATGCATGTTCTTACTGCTTAATGTTCTTCTTCAGACAAATGCAGTGCACTTCTGTAGTATTTATACAtgctctctatctatctatctatcgatctatatatataaaaatatatatatatatatatatatatatatatatgtgtgtgtgtgtatatatatatatatatatatatatatatatatatatatatatatataatgtgtgtatgcgCACAAGTTACCAAAtctgttttactttatttgattGTCATAAAGCTGTGCCTATAAAGTGAATATTTTGTATCTTTGAGCTACAACACTTTGTGATGCCTTGTCATAGTGGCTTCCTAACACcccattgtgtttgtttgtaattattcttaTTGTCATTCCAAACCGGCATACAAGGGTTCAAATCGGAGAGGAAGCGAATGGCAATGTCCCAAAGCAGCAATCCTGTCTGCAGTACTGGCTGTGACGTCTCTTCTGGGGATTTTATGTTGCAGGTCGTGATGTAACTGGAATGGATGATGTGTGTGAGAACTTTGCACAGGTGCTGTGGAACTACCTTCAGATGCACCACCCCCTCACTCAGGTTTGACAAGCCGTGGTTTTGGTTTTCTAATTCCCTGGGatgcatatttttatatatataaaattcgaTTTGAAAATGgcgtataactgcagtgtacaaaaatgaaaaattgttttttttttttgcaagtgctCAAAAGgcttaaatgataaaaacaataagcaagtaaattaaatactgtacattattttttaattatttaaaccttttgtgtactgcacttccaaaaaaaaaaaaaaaaaaaaaaagctgaaacatTCAGAATTTGTACACGCTTGCATACGAATACATCTGCTAGCTGAACACCAACTTTCTGCTCTTTATCAAAGCCAGTCGGATCTGTTGTCTGACCCATAGTAACGGAAATTGACATTTGAATAGAAAATCAATTACTCATGTATCAGACAATCAAAGAGCGTGCAGCTCTAGTTTGTATTCCAACTGCTGCAAAATCTGTGCTATGAGATGCTACCAACATCAAGTCCTGCAGGTGGCGCTGCTGGACAAGCTGGGTTGATCACGGGATCCTTATACTAAGACTGAATATGGAATATAGAAAGGCTGTTCATGTGTGGCTACTTCCCTTTCAGAGTGATGTGATAATTGGCCTGGGCTGCCATGATACTCGGGTTGCGGAGCGATCAGCCAGCCTGTTCCTGGAGGGATGGGCTCCCTGGCTGTTGTTTACAGGGTACCTGGGGAACCAGACTGCAGGTGACAATCAGGCTGAATCTAATAACATGCATTTCATCTGGTAATAGTGCCGGACGCACAAGTAGTTTGTTCACTACTCATTGTGGTCCACTTTGTATTTATTATCaatcatttttatcatttttttaacagGTGTCTGGCAGCGTCCAGAAGCTGAAATCTTCACCGATGTTGTTGTTAAAATGGGAGTCCCCAGGGACAGAATATTGCTGGAGACTGGAGCTACCAATACAGGGGAGAACGTCAGGTTTTCTTTTCAAGTACTAATGGAGCAAAGTATTCCAGGTAAGGTACATCACTGTACAGCCTTCAGTTTAACAAGAGACAAAGTGATGACCCAGTGCATGCATGCTGGTGTAAGCAATGATCAACAAGGAGACATTGCTGTTCAAATAATGGAATATGTCCAGAaggaaattgtttgttttaattgggcCCTATTTATCAATCATCTACTCATGCATCAATTCATGAAACATTCTTGGCTGCAGACTGTGTGTTTATTGTGGACATGCAAGGACTAGAGTGCTTGAGCAGGATTAATTGCCCCCTATGCCTCCGGGCGAGGCCTGTGACAATGAATAGGGCTGGCAGCTGGGTTCACTTAAAGTGGTTAAACAGGATGTATTATCAGTGCCCAGAGCATTGAAGCATTACTGAacaaaatggtttgttttatgcaATAATCTAATTAATTACTGTGATTGagcattttaatttttaaatgtgctaAAAAAGATTGATGggtatttttaatacagtacaatacaatgcaaatgtattttcaaatagcACCCTTCATGCCATGGCTTCCCAGAGCACTGTCCAAAATTAAAGacaaaacaagagagctcatATATTCAATACGCTCCAGCTAAAACcagttatataaaagcacatgcCACTGTCGGCGCTGAGATTTTTGCCAAGCATTTTCAGTGTGCAGTTAGAAAACTTCAGGAAGCAGCAGTGATGTAATGCGTTCATTATAAAAATCCAAGCAATTTTCAGcatagtttttaaacatttttttttttatgtaatcaaGCTTGTAGGGTAATACTGGTCCAGCAGCCATTCATGGAGCAGCGGGTGTACGCAACCTTCCTGCAACAGTGGCCTGGAGAGAACACACAAGCCATCGTCACCTCCCCCAAGGTCCAGCTCCAAGGCTTCTCCAACTGCCAAGTGGGCAGCATGCAGGACCTCATTAGATACATGTTAGGTAATAGGAAAGCTTCACCTTGGTGGCGCAGCCATCCACTAGCGCCAAAGTGCCTTTCAACACCGGCTGCTGGAGACAAGCGAGGTCTCAGACTAGTCCTCAATGCACCTGAACCTACATCACAACACTGGCACAACAGAGACCTGAGAGAGGCGCAGGACTGATTGGCAgttgttcaggtcaggattgaggtgcactCGCACTCAGAGCTCTCATGGCATCTGCTGAGACAGTCCCTCAATTTTCATTCTTCTTGGGTACAGATGCATTGTTGATGCAGTGTAAATTACTAATAGAGTGTACTTAGACTTAGTAAGAGAGACGTGCTGATCACTACATGGCTTGGAAGTAGAGTATGTGTAAAAGTCTCATTACAATGATCACAAGGGGAGAGGTATGTGTATAGATATTAAAAGCCATGCATTGCATTTGAGGAAGCAAAAGGATTGCAAATGTTACCATCTTTAACTGTGTCCAAATAATTGAGTTTAAATTGAACTACTGGTatagcttttgtttgtttttcttttctttttttttcttttttacttgtaGGTATTCTTGAAAGAATCCGGGATTATCCTCAGAAAGGCAATCAGGTGGAACAGGAGATCTCGTCTGAAGCTCTAGGCGCCTATCAGTGGTTCTTACAAGCAGGCTATTGTCCTAAATAGAGTGGCACAAGTTAAACGATTCTCCCTTTTTCTGGTCTTAATACTTTATCTCAGGATTTAGATGTGTTGTTGTTTAGATCAATGAATAGACCCTGTTATGTCTAAAAATGTGCTGCTTAACACACTCACACGCATAAGGCTGAGGCTTCAACTCACTGTCAAATTGCTCTTCAGGATCAATGCAAAAGAGACATGCGGTGCTATGCTGTAGGTGGGGAAATGGAGAATGTTACCCAGTCCCTTGTGCATTCCGAGCACTTGTGGAAATGAGATTAAGTGTTAGGAGTCTCCTGCCTCggtgtatttaaaacattgcacTCTTGTTGCACAACATCAGTGCTTTCCTGCATCaaaataatttcattaaaaaaaaaaaaaactatatgcccatgtttattttaaaaaaactgttttggatCAATTATATTCATCATAATTGGCCCCATGGAATCCTGCTGTAACCGaggcagctgttgtgtgtgctcaGCATCTTAGCAGCAAGTTGACGGCTCCTGGTGGGTTAGCCTCACTTAACCCATGCTGAGTGGTCTGCAACATTCAGCTTGAATGATGATGACCAAAATGACGGAAAAGTGTGAGTGTTCAGGAGAAGGCATCAGTTGAAAGTGTGCCTGTTGATTTAGTTTCTTCCAGTTCTATCTCTGAGTTCTGATTGAATGTTTTGAAGTCATAGATGACAAACCACAGATAGAGTattgtaacacattgtaataaaaacaaaaataaaacatgacaaagtGAAACAGTGgaactgaaatactgtatagTAAACTGCAAGATGATGTACTGTTTAATTTGTCATTAAATAACTTCCTGGCAGAACGTGAATCTGGATAAATATTTTACCAGGAGCTTTTTCACAAAATCTGTTTATTTCATCTGTTGCTAATTTAACTGCCTGAATCAGACCGACTCCAATTAGGCAGAATTGGGATTGGGTTTCAAGGCTAACAGAAACATTCTCTGTGAATACAGCATGATCGCTTGTACTGTAGTTCAGCACTCCACATGTTAACTGGGTCCACAGCCTCTCCACTCAGTTgtcattttattcaaaatatCCCATCCTGCTCTTTGATGTTGGGAACTATAAGAGACATGCACTCAATGGGAAAACACGATGTGTCTGGGCAGAAAAAAAGAGTCACTTTGAAAACATAAGGATAAATAAGTACTTTCATCTATACAATGGCTATGCAGAGCAACAGTTTTCACAAAGAAAAGAATCATCTACAAAACCAGGCCACCTGCATTTTAACCCccattttacatttgtaattactgCGTCTCTTAGAAATTGATTTTCTCATTGTTGCTGCTTTGGTAATTGTTTTAACCCACCGCATGCACTGCAGAAGTGCAAAGAGATACATTTATAATAGAATCCTGGAGACCAATCCTAAATACACAGTGCTAAAACTAATGCATCCCCTGCAGATGCATTTCCAGTAATCACTGATTATGAAAGGGTGGGTTGTCAGCCAGCAGGGCTACCATGTATCACATGCATTTGTCTAATacaccaattctttttttttttagcaaagccCAAATTAGATTATATAGGAAATCTTTTTGATCCTTCAAAACAGAATACTTGCAAGAGGTTTTAATATTGCAAATGATTGTCACAGAGGTTGGAGTTAAACTAAAAAGTCCAATGTCGCTGGTCAAAAAtgaaatagtttgtttgtttgtttgtttgtttgtttttcctaaaTAACGTCTGAATGACGCCAGGGTAATACGTTTCATTAATTCAttacaggcagaaaaaaaaaaaaaacctggatattattttgtacagacAGAAAGTGCAAAAAGATGACAGAccaccttttttttcaaatttggaTTTAATAACAAAAGAATGGCATCAGACTGCAAAAAGACCAGCGTACAATACATCA includes these proteins:
- the LOC121298452 gene encoding uncharacterized protein SCO4629-like — protein: MDDVCENFAQVLWNYLQMHHPLTQSDVIIGLGCHDTRVAERSASLFLEGWAPWLLFTGYLGNQTAGVWQRPEAEIFTDVVVKMGVPRDRILLETGATNTGENVRFSFQVLMEQSIPACRVILVQQPFMEQRVYATFLQQWPGENTQAIVTSPKVQLQGFSNCQVGSMQDLIRYMLGNRKASPWWRSHPLAPKCLSTPAAGDKRGLRLVLNAPEPTSQHWHNRDLREAQD